In Thalassotalea sp. Sam97, a single window of DNA contains:
- a CDS encoding 3-hydroxyanthranilate 3,4-dioxygenase, whose protein sequence is MSQLKAFNFQAWIDEHRHLLKPPVGNVQIWQDTDMMVTVVGGPNQRTDFHDDPVEEFFYQLKGDMVLKIIEDGQCKDVVIREGDIFFLPKHVRHSPQRPQADSIGLVIEPKRPEGMKDAFEWYCFNCQSLVHRAEVLLKSIVDDLPKVYQAFYQDEQARTCPQCGERHPGKQPPEGWVRIPQRMPDQQASNNNDRQASVQANGEG, encoded by the coding sequence ATGAGTCAATTAAAAGCCTTTAATTTTCAAGCATGGATTGATGAACATAGACATTTGTTAAAGCCTCCGGTTGGTAATGTTCAAATTTGGCAAGATACCGACATGATGGTTACCGTGGTTGGCGGCCCTAATCAGCGTACTGACTTTCACGATGATCCCGTTGAAGAATTCTTCTATCAACTTAAAGGCGATATGGTGCTAAAGATTATCGAAGACGGTCAATGCAAAGATGTGGTTATTCGTGAAGGCGATATCTTTTTTCTCCCTAAGCACGTACGCCATTCTCCACAACGTCCCCAAGCAGACAGCATTGGGCTTGTTATCGAGCCAAAACGCCCCGAGGGGATGAAAGATGCGTTTGAATGGTATTGTTTCAACTGTCAATCACTGGTGCATCGCGCGGAAGTATTGCTTAAATCGATTGTCGATGACTTACCGAAAGTTTATCAAGCATTTTACCAAGACGAGCAAGCACGTACTTGCCCACAATGTGGCGAGCGCCACCCTGGTAAACAACCTCCCGAAGGTTGGGTGCGCATCCCACAGCGAATGCCTGATCAACAAGCGTCTAATAATAATGACAGGCAGGCTAGCGTCCAAGCGAATGGCGAGGGTTAA
- a CDS encoding amidohydrolase family protein, giving the protein MRVIDIHSHFFPKTWPDLQAKFGGDDWPWLQHQGGGKAMLMKGQQAFRPIYSACWDPALRLEEMDNAGVDKQIISATPILFAYQKPATQAHYCAQMFNDAAIEICTHAPERLFALSQVPLQDIDLACKEVSRAKQIGHVGVQIGNHVGLKNMDDEGILTFLQHCAEENIAVFVHPWDMMASERTKDYMMGWTVGMPAETQLSIVSLILGGGFDRLPSSLKICFAHGGGAFAFLLGRLDNAWHHRDIARGKSAYPPSHYLNRFYLDTAVFDHDALDLLVKKMGSERLMFGTDYPFPLGEQQMGQLIKTANSLSDKQKQQLLANNAERFFSI; this is encoded by the coding sequence ATGCGAGTTATTGATATTCATTCCCATTTTTTTCCAAAAACATGGCCCGATCTACAAGCAAAGTTTGGTGGCGATGATTGGCCTTGGTTACAACACCAAGGTGGTGGTAAAGCGATGCTCATGAAAGGCCAACAAGCATTTCGACCGATTTATTCTGCTTGCTGGGATCCTGCACTTCGACTTGAAGAGATGGATAATGCTGGTGTCGATAAACAAATCATTTCCGCAACACCTATTTTGTTTGCCTATCAGAAACCCGCAACGCAAGCGCATTATTGCGCGCAAATGTTTAATGATGCTGCTATTGAGATTTGCACTCATGCACCCGAGCGTTTATTTGCCTTATCTCAGGTCCCCCTGCAAGACATAGATCTTGCCTGTAAAGAGGTTAGCCGTGCTAAACAGATTGGTCATGTTGGTGTACAAATTGGCAATCACGTTGGTCTTAAGAATATGGATGACGAAGGCATCCTGACCTTCTTACAACACTGTGCCGAAGAGAATATTGCCGTGTTTGTTCACCCATGGGATATGATGGCGAGTGAGCGTACCAAAGACTACATGATGGGTTGGACAGTAGGCATGCCAGCTGAAACACAGCTATCCATTGTCTCATTAATTTTAGGTGGCGGTTTTGACCGATTACCAAGCAGTCTCAAAATCTGTTTTGCCCATGGCGGTGGTGCTTTTGCCTTTTTACTTGGACGCTTAGATAACGCTTGGCATCACCGTGATATCGCTCGTGGCAAGTCAGCTTACCCACCAAGTCATTACCTCAATCGCTTTTATTTAGATACCGCGGTATTTGACCATGATGCCCTTGATTTATTGGTTAAAAAAATGGGGAGCGAACGTTTGATGTTCGGCACCGATTACCCCTTTCCCCTAGGAGAACAACAAATGGGGCAGCTAATAAAGACAGCGAACAGTCTAAGCGATAAACAAAAACAACAGTTGCTCGCCAACAACGCCGAACGGTTCTTTTCGATTTAG
- a CDS encoding tryptophan 2,3-dioxygenase, translating into MPCPYHKSPSSQSESSDLQSNVRDLEQSIHTDFSDDMSYGDYLCLKQILSAQKPLSAEHDEMLFITIHQASELWLKLAGFELSAAIKNIQDGDFGHAFKVIARVKQIFVQLTQSWAVLSTLTPVDYLKFRDSLGHSSGFQSYGYRKLEFLFGNKNADMLKVHQADSDVYIELNNTLNAPSLYDQTIKALANAGFDIDKAHLNRDITQPYQANESVLQAWLGVYQDSETHFQLYELAEKLMDIEDAFQNWRFKHMYTVQRIIGNKMGTGGSSGVAFLKKALDINFFPELLELRTRL; encoded by the coding sequence ATGCCTTGCCCGTACCATAAGTCACCTTCGTCCCAAAGTGAGTCATCTGATTTACAGAGTAATGTCCGCGATTTAGAGCAAAGTATTCATACCGACTTTAGTGATGATATGTCCTATGGTGACTATCTGTGCTTGAAGCAAATTTTAAGTGCGCAAAAACCATTATCCGCTGAACATGATGAAATGCTATTTATTACCATTCATCAAGCGAGCGAATTGTGGTTAAAACTCGCCGGATTTGAGCTCAGTGCAGCCATAAAAAACATCCAAGATGGCGATTTTGGCCACGCCTTCAAGGTGATCGCCAGGGTTAAGCAAATCTTTGTGCAACTGACGCAGTCGTGGGCGGTGTTATCAACACTAACACCTGTCGATTACTTGAAATTTCGTGACTCACTTGGCCATTCGTCTGGGTTTCAATCATACGGTTATCGTAAGCTAGAGTTTTTATTCGGCAACAAAAATGCCGATATGCTCAAAGTCCACCAAGCCGATAGCGACGTTTATATCGAACTAAATAACACACTTAACGCACCGAGTTTGTACGACCAAACAATTAAAGCGCTTGCAAATGCAGGGTTTGACATCGATAAGGCGCACCTCAATCGCGATATTACGCAACCATATCAAGCTAACGAATCTGTATTGCAAGCTTGGCTCGGCGTATATCAAGACAGCGAAACCCACTTCCAACTGTATGAGCTGGCAGAAAAGCTGATGGATATTGAAGATGCATTTCAAAACTGGCGCTTTAAACATATGTACACCGTACAGCGGATAATTGGTAACAAGATGGGCACAGGTGGCTCATCTGGAGTGGCATTTTTGAAAAAAGCCTTAGATATTAATTTTTTCCCAGAATTATTAGAACTTCGGACTCGTCTATAA
- a CDS encoding alpha/beta hydrolase — protein sequence MDMIYRQFNKQQLETEYSPSSCVDDIAPFIGQYIKQSEAAEQLAVAKQRVLKDIAYGDNRDQVLDLFLPMDEESNQGCLHVYIHGGYWQELSKQESSFAATNFQRHGCHFAVINYSLAPSATLTEIVEQNRRALAYLYLHAEHYGYRRDKIYVSGSSAGAHLAMLMAQTHWDGYLSVEADASIIAGICAVSGIYDIEPIVHTYVNEPLQLTVTEIEKLSPLALPSKVQCPVIIAYGDNETSEFKRQSNHMATLLNVVPECIKGRNHFDVILDLADSSSTLFELVARQMRL from the coding sequence ATGGATATGATTTATCGGCAATTTAATAAGCAACAGCTAGAAACCGAGTACTCGCCAAGCAGTTGTGTTGATGACATTGCCCCCTTCATTGGGCAGTACATTAAGCAAAGTGAAGCGGCCGAGCAACTAGCCGTGGCAAAACAGCGGGTGCTAAAAGATATTGCTTATGGTGATAATCGCGATCAAGTGTTGGATTTATTCCTACCAATGGACGAAGAATCAAATCAAGGCTGTTTACATGTCTACATTCATGGCGGTTATTGGCAAGAGTTGAGCAAACAAGAATCGAGTTTTGCTGCAACCAACTTTCAGCGCCATGGCTGCCATTTTGCGGTAATCAACTATAGCTTAGCGCCATCGGCAACGTTAACAGAAATTGTTGAGCAAAATCGACGCGCTTTGGCTTATTTGTATTTACACGCCGAACACTATGGCTACCGTCGCGATAAAATTTATGTAAGCGGTAGCTCTGCCGGTGCACACTTGGCAATGCTCATGGCGCAAACTCATTGGGATGGCTATTTATCTGTGGAAGCTGACGCCTCAATAATTGCCGGTATCTGCGCAGTAAGCGGTATCTATGATATTGAACCGATCGTTCACACTTACGTTAACGAGCCATTACAACTGACCGTTACCGAAATTGAAAAGCTTAGCCCGCTCGCCTTGCCATCGAAAGTACAGTGTCCCGTGATCATTGCCTATGGGGATAATGAAACCAGCGAATTTAAACGACAAAGCAATCATATGGCAACATTGCTCAACGTTGTGCCAGAGTGCATTAAAGGTCGCAACCACTTTGATGTCATTCTTGATTTAGCGGATAGCAGCAGTACATTATTTGAACTTGTGGCTCGGCAAATGCGGCTATAG
- a CDS encoding FAD-dependent oxidoreductase, producing the protein MDSINKAQNIAIAGAGPVGSLLAIMLAQKGYNVDVFEARPDSRENNIYQGKSINLALSDRGWLALRAIGVDEQVRQQAIPMYCRIMHDKQGKLTKLAYGKQGQAIWSVSRAGINELLLNQAEQHNNVNIHFQHPLTDVNFTEPCSQLTHHDKVIEHNSDILIGADGAFSKVRRLAQELPGQRVSHSLEYMPQSYIELTIPANPDGTHKLEKNALHIWPRGEFMLIALPNNDGSFTCTLFLNHQGELSFESLDTKAKASAFFNDNFADVMPLLNDPINEFLRKRPASLCLVHIYPWVFNDKVALIGDAAHAMVPFYGQGMNCGFEDCRILAELESKYHGDWTSILTAYQDERKVNGDAIIELAKRNFIEMSKLSGDKNFLLRKKIEAKFNEMYPELWVPLYSMVTFSPHIPYEYALRTGDIQKQIMDEIMAIPNIEQCWQEEHIYQQLHSLAVAKLEAA; encoded by the coding sequence ATGGACAGTATCAATAAAGCTCAGAATATTGCTATCGCCGGCGCGGGCCCCGTAGGTAGTTTATTAGCGATAATGCTTGCTCAAAAAGGCTATAACGTAGATGTTTTTGAAGCTCGTCCCGATTCACGAGAGAACAACATATACCAAGGTAAGTCGATTAATTTAGCCTTATCTGATCGTGGTTGGCTGGCCTTGCGAGCAATCGGCGTTGATGAACAAGTTCGTCAACAGGCCATCCCGATGTATTGTCGTATTATGCATGACAAACAAGGTAAGTTAACAAAGCTCGCTTATGGCAAGCAAGGGCAAGCCATTTGGTCGGTATCCCGTGCAGGCATTAATGAGCTGCTGCTGAACCAAGCGGAGCAACACAACAACGTAAATATACATTTTCAACATCCATTAACTGACGTCAATTTTACAGAGCCATGTAGCCAGTTAACGCATCACGATAAGGTTATCGAACACAACAGTGACATTCTCATCGGTGCCGATGGCGCATTTTCTAAAGTGCGTCGCCTTGCTCAAGAGCTGCCCGGACAGCGCGTTAGCCACTCATTAGAATATATGCCACAAAGTTACATCGAACTGACGATTCCTGCGAATCCAGATGGCACTCATAAGTTAGAGAAAAATGCGCTGCATATCTGGCCCCGTGGTGAGTTTATGTTAATTGCTTTACCCAACAATGATGGCTCGTTTACCTGTACCTTGTTTCTTAATCATCAAGGCGAACTAAGTTTTGAGTCGCTCGACACAAAAGCTAAAGCCAGCGCATTTTTTAACGATAACTTTGCCGATGTCATGCCGCTACTTAATGATCCTATCAATGAATTTCTCAGAAAACGCCCTGCATCATTGTGTTTAGTGCACATCTATCCTTGGGTATTTAACGATAAAGTAGCGCTAATAGGCGATGCTGCGCATGCGATGGTGCCATTTTACGGGCAGGGCATGAACTGTGGTTTTGAAGACTGCCGAATACTGGCAGAGCTCGAAAGTAAATACCATGGTGACTGGACAAGCATACTTACGGCGTATCAAGATGAACGCAAAGTAAATGGTGACGCCATCATTGAACTCGCGAAACGAAACTTTATTGAAATGAGCAAGTTAAGTGGCGATAAAAACTTTTTACTACGTAAAAAAATTGAAGCGAAGTTTAATGAGATGTATCCTGAGTTATGGGTGCCGCTGTATTCTATGGTCACGTTTTCACCACATATTCCCTATGAATACGCATTGCGCACTGGCGATATTCAAAAGCAAATCATGGATGAAATCATGGCTATACCCAATATTGAACAATGCTGGCAAGAAGAACACATTTATCAACAACTCCATTCATTAGCTGTCGCTAAATTGGAGGCTGCATAA
- a CDS encoding 2-hydroxymuconic semialdehyde dehydrogenase, whose amino-acid sequence MANSNDLFCYVDGEFIDSQVYFDNINPVNGSKIGTISEANAQIIDQAVTAAQYAQQYTWGKMGTAKRSALLHQVADKMAEREQEFIEAEMRDTGKSLHQLKTIDIPRGTANFRTFADMVKFHGGETFISEQSNGDSALNYTVNKPLGVVAIISPWNLPLLLATWKIAPAMACGNSVIVKPSEETSSTMYLLAQIMDEVGIPKGAFNLLLGRGNVIGDHITGHPDIDAITFTGASATGKRIMHNAAHHVKPISFELGGKNSAIVFDDADVNKAVKGVARSSFTNCGQVCLCTEKVFVHRSIFEDFVSQLKQQAESLCIGYPDNKDVFMGPLVSKAHQQKVLSYYQLAKHEGAVFITGGGVPKFNDERDQGYFIEPTIISGLADDARTNQEEIFGPICHISVFDDEDEVIARANATEYGLAASIWTENLARAHRTAAQMQVGLVWVNTWFLRDLRTPFGGTKLSGIGREGGQHSLNFYTEPSNICIQIDHKT is encoded by the coding sequence ATGGCCAATAGCAACGATTTGTTTTGTTATGTCGATGGTGAGTTTATCGATAGCCAAGTCTATTTCGACAACATTAATCCGGTTAATGGCAGCAAAATAGGCACTATTAGCGAAGCAAACGCACAAATCATCGACCAAGCTGTCACCGCCGCCCAATATGCACAGCAATATACTTGGGGCAAAATGGGTACGGCTAAGCGTAGCGCCCTATTGCATCAAGTTGCCGATAAAATGGCTGAACGCGAGCAAGAATTTATCGAAGCGGAGATGCGTGATACCGGCAAATCACTGCATCAATTAAAAACCATTGATATCCCGCGCGGTACGGCAAATTTTCGCACCTTCGCTGACATGGTGAAATTTCATGGTGGCGAAACCTTCATTAGCGAACAAAGCAATGGCGATAGCGCACTAAATTACACGGTAAATAAGCCGCTAGGCGTCGTTGCGATTATCTCGCCATGGAATTTACCGCTGCTTTTGGCCACTTGGAAGATTGCACCAGCCATGGCCTGTGGTAATTCGGTTATCGTCAAACCTTCAGAAGAAACATCATCGACCATGTACTTGCTAGCCCAGATCATGGATGAGGTAGGTATTCCTAAAGGGGCTTTTAATTTATTGCTTGGCAGGGGTAACGTCATTGGCGACCACATAACCGGTCATCCTGACATTGATGCCATAACTTTTACCGGTGCATCGGCAACAGGTAAACGCATCATGCATAATGCTGCGCATCACGTGAAACCAATATCATTCGAACTTGGTGGTAAGAACTCAGCCATTGTTTTTGATGATGCTGATGTCAACAAAGCCGTTAAAGGTGTGGCGCGTTCTAGTTTTACCAATTGCGGCCAAGTGTGTCTGTGTACTGAAAAAGTGTTCGTACATCGGAGTATTTTCGAGGATTTCGTTAGCCAATTAAAACAACAAGCGGAATCGCTTTGTATTGGCTACCCAGACAATAAAGACGTCTTTATGGGGCCGTTAGTATCAAAAGCGCATCAACAAAAAGTGCTGAGCTACTATCAGTTAGCAAAACACGAAGGGGCCGTTTTCATCACCGGCGGTGGTGTTCCTAAATTTAATGACGAGCGTGATCAGGGCTACTTTATCGAACCGACAATCATTAGCGGCCTTGCCGATGACGCACGCACCAATCAAGAAGAAATTTTTGGCCCCATTTGTCACATCTCTGTATTTGATGATGAAGACGAAGTCATTGCCCGTGCCAATGCCACAGAATACGGCTTAGCGGCATCGATTTGGACCGAGAACTTAGCCCGTGCACATCGTACCGCAGCACAAATGCAGGTGGGCTTAGTCTGGGTCAATACCTGGTTTTTACGTGATTTACGAACTCCTTTTGGCGGCACGAAGTTATCAGGCATCGGCCGTGAAGGCGGCCAACACTCACTTAATTTTTATACCGAGCCTAGCAATATTTGTATCCAGATTGACCACAAGACTTAA
- the kynU gene encoding kynureninase, translating into MMLHQLAEQLDNAALNAESIEQLSNHCSLSLADAYQVQKLSIKQRYQRGERLVGYKMGFTSRAKMQQMGVDDLIWGRLTDAMRIKQGQCIDLSNYVHPRAEPEIAFKLKAPLSGKVTKQQALDAIEAIAPAIEIIDSRYRNFKFSLSDVIADNCSSTGFIIGQWQSADTDISDLSMTLLVNGQAQQTGSSQAILDHPINSLIEAARCIAESGEQLEPGQIILAGAATAAVALEPGQHISVAVEGIGGCSFHTLPSKTFENSLACATAMDETDPLKGYRQQFHHPVINNKPVLYFTGNSLGLQPKAIKDYVNEELEQWAQWGVEGHFHSKNPWLSYHELLTPQSAQLVGANNSEVVCMGSLTNNLHLLFVSFYQPTDTRFKIIAEAKMFPSDRYLLETQVRHHGLDPEQAIIEVAPRTGEHLIREQDIIDTISQHGDEVALVFLGGVNYFTGQVFDMQKLTRAAHNVGALAGFDLAHAAGNIELQLHDWQVDFAAWCTYKYLNASPGNTAAIFVHDKHGQNTDINRFGGWWGHDKQRRFLMENNFQPMAGAEGWQLSNAPVLGMAALKASLDMFADVGMAKLRSKSLKLTSYLEFVFNDVVSQFDNVQLEIITPTNANQRGCQLSVKLLGTDKAFFDALTDSGVIADFREPDVVRLSPAPLYNSFSDIYHFGQVLHQLLEHWQHN; encoded by the coding sequence ATGATGTTACACCAACTCGCCGAACAGCTTGATAATGCGGCGCTAAACGCAGAAAGCATTGAGCAATTATCAAACCACTGTTCGTTATCATTAGCCGATGCCTATCAAGTACAAAAGTTGAGTATTAAACAACGCTATCAACGGGGAGAGCGCTTAGTTGGCTATAAAATGGGGTTCACTTCTCGTGCCAAAATGCAACAAATGGGTGTCGACGACTTAATATGGGGCCGACTAACCGATGCCATGCGCATTAAACAAGGTCAATGCATTGACTTAAGCAATTATGTGCACCCAAGAGCCGAGCCAGAAATCGCGTTTAAACTTAAAGCGCCATTATCAGGAAAGGTCACTAAGCAACAAGCGTTAGATGCCATTGAAGCCATCGCCCCAGCTATTGAGATTATTGACTCACGATATCGCAATTTTAAGTTTTCTTTGTCTGATGTCATCGCCGATAACTGCTCCAGTACTGGTTTTATTATTGGCCAGTGGCAGTCTGCTGATACCGATATCAGTGATTTATCGATGACACTGTTAGTAAATGGCCAAGCGCAACAAACAGGATCAAGTCAGGCTATTTTGGATCACCCAATAAACTCGTTAATAGAAGCCGCTCGTTGTATTGCCGAGAGCGGTGAACAACTAGAGCCTGGACAAATAATCCTCGCAGGTGCGGCCACAGCAGCCGTCGCGCTAGAGCCTGGGCAACATATTAGTGTGGCGGTTGAAGGAATAGGCGGTTGTAGTTTTCATACCCTACCTAGCAAAACATTTGAAAACAGCTTGGCATGTGCAACGGCCATGGATGAAACCGATCCCCTCAAAGGTTATCGTCAGCAATTTCATCATCCTGTAATTAATAACAAGCCCGTTCTTTACTTTACCGGTAACTCTTTAGGGCTACAGCCAAAGGCGATAAAAGACTACGTAAATGAAGAACTGGAACAATGGGCGCAATGGGGCGTAGAGGGTCACTTTCATAGTAAAAATCCTTGGCTAAGTTATCATGAATTACTTACCCCTCAATCGGCACAACTGGTTGGCGCAAATAACTCTGAAGTTGTCTGTATGGGCTCACTAACTAACAACTTACATTTATTGTTTGTCTCCTTTTATCAGCCGACCGACACGCGCTTTAAAATTATTGCCGAAGCAAAAATGTTTCCGTCTGATCGCTATTTATTAGAAACCCAGGTACGCCATCACGGCTTAGATCCTGAACAGGCAATTATTGAAGTCGCCCCTCGTACTGGTGAGCATTTAATTCGCGAGCAAGATATTATCGATACCATTAGCCAACACGGTGACGAAGTCGCCTTAGTATTTTTAGGCGGCGTAAACTACTTCACTGGGCAAGTGTTTGATATGCAAAAGCTCACTCGCGCAGCGCATAATGTGGGCGCCTTAGCGGGTTTCGACTTGGCTCATGCCGCGGGTAATATTGAATTGCAATTACATGATTGGCAGGTAGATTTTGCCGCGTGGTGTACCTACAAATACCTCAATGCCAGTCCAGGTAATACCGCAGCAATTTTTGTTCATGATAAGCATGGCCAAAACACCGATATTAACCGCTTTGGCGGTTGGTGGGGACACGATAAACAGCGCCGATTCTTGATGGAAAATAATTTTCAACCGATGGCTGGTGCCGAGGGCTGGCAACTAAGCAACGCGCCTGTTTTAGGCATGGCAGCACTAAAAGCATCATTGGATATGTTTGCAGATGTAGGCATGGCAAAGCTTCGCAGCAAAAGCTTAAAACTCACCAGTTACCTTGAGTTTGTATTTAACGACGTTGTTAGCCAGTTTGATAACGTACAACTTGAGATTATCACCCCAACCAATGCCAACCAGCGAGGCTGTCAACTTTCGGTTAAGCTGCTAGGTACCGATAAAGCCTTTTTTGATGCTCTAACAGACTCTGGCGTAATTGCCGATTTTCGTGAACCCGATGTAGTGCGTTTATCCCCCGCGCCCCTGTATAACAGCTTTAGTGATATATATCACTTCGGACAGGTATTGCACCAGTTATTAGAGCACTGGCAGCATAATTAA
- a CDS encoding RidA family protein, with the protein MTIKAKVVDGKATPRGKFPHVKRAGDFIFISGTSSRRADNSFAGVVVDDMGATDLDIREQTRAVIENIKDLLASVDASLKDLVEINTFLVNMNDFAGYNQVYAEYFDYDGPTRTTVAVHQLPHPHLLIECKAVAYKPLK; encoded by the coding sequence ATGACCATCAAGGCGAAAGTCGTCGACGGCAAAGCCACACCGCGAGGTAAGTTTCCGCATGTGAAACGCGCAGGAGATTTTATTTTTATTTCCGGGACATCGTCGCGTCGAGCAGACAACAGTTTTGCAGGGGTAGTTGTTGATGACATGGGTGCAACCGACCTTGATATTCGCGAACAAACCCGAGCTGTAATCGAAAATATAAAAGACTTACTGGCATCGGTTGATGCCAGTCTTAAAGATTTAGTCGAAATTAACACGTTTTTAGTCAATATGAATGACTTTGCGGGATACAACCAAGTTTACGCTGAGTATTTTGACTATGACGGCCCAACTCGCACCACCGTTGCAGTGCATCAGTTACCGCATCCGCACCTATTGATAGAGTGTAAAGCGGTTGCCTATAAACCGCTCAAGTGA
- a CDS encoding LysR family transcriptional regulator — protein sequence MNFAKSQLNVSHLKMISTIASSDTVKEAAERLFITQPALTNRIREAERRLNTELFVRRGRKLIITSSGKRLLYSANKILEELARAEHDISRLSDGVEQVVRLGVPNYSSLKWLPKAINHFEQTLPHVELEIIANSQQQPIQALYNGDVDVALICSAHDSIKLDDHTYKSQCVVKDELQALLAKDNPLTKKNYLVAEDFRQATYITNSTVPEKDREYELFFKPANVIPKKVMQVGFNEAIVDLVNVNLGVTIMAKTLLEPYLLTHQVSNRTLTNSGLAIYWHVAYGKQPAICSAASELINVLQQQ from the coding sequence ATGAATTTTGCAAAAAGTCAATTGAACGTAAGTCATCTTAAGATGATCTCAACCATCGCCAGCTCCGATACCGTAAAAGAAGCAGCAGAGCGATTATTCATCACCCAACCAGCGCTAACAAACCGCATTCGCGAGGCAGAACGACGCCTTAACACAGAGCTATTTGTGCGCCGTGGCAGAAAGTTAATTATTACCTCGTCGGGTAAACGACTGCTGTATTCTGCCAATAAAATACTCGAAGAGTTAGCTCGCGCAGAGCATGACATTTCTCGCCTGTCTGATGGCGTTGAGCAAGTCGTGCGTTTAGGGGTGCCTAATTACTCATCACTCAAATGGCTACCCAAAGCCATTAACCATTTTGAGCAAACCCTGCCGCACGTTGAATTAGAAATCATCGCCAACTCTCAGCAGCAGCCAATTCAAGCCTTATACAACGGTGATGTTGATGTGGCGCTAATATGCAGTGCACATGACAGCATTAAATTAGATGACCACACCTATAAGTCTCAATGTGTTGTAAAAGATGAATTACAAGCGCTGTTAGCGAAGGATAATCCCCTGACGAAAAAAAATTACTTAGTCGCCGAGGACTTTCGGCAAGCAACTTACATAACCAACAGCACGGTGCCGGAAAAGGACCGTGAATATGAATTGTTTTTTAAACCGGCCAATGTCATTCCCAAAAAAGTCATGCAGGTCGGCTTTAACGAGGCCATTGTCGACTTAGTCAATGTAAACCTAGGGGTAACGATAATGGCTAAAACTTTACTAGAGCCATACCTTTTGACACACCAAGTAAGCAACCGCACACTGACAAATTCTGGGTTAGCTATATACTGGCATGTGGCTTATGGCAAACAACCGGCGATTTGCAGCGCTGCTAGTGAGCTAATTAACGTGTTACAGCAGCAATAA
- a CDS encoding nitroreductase family protein gives MTHAIIRDLEQRYTAKRYDSSKRISQQDLDVILEALRLSASSINSQPWKFIVIESDNAKHRLDSTFANLFQFNQPHVMTASHIILFAHNPKYSRDDFANVIEQSIADGRLPAEDKDAAFAAFAFVELNMDEQGNTSAWTKAQTYIALGNCLHTLARLKIDSTTMEGIDSDLISQVFADELDGYVCDVALAMGYHDQAEDYNAALPKSRLNKDMIIKIL, from the coding sequence ATGACACATGCCATTATTCGCGACCTTGAGCAACGCTATACAGCAAAACGCTATGACAGCAGCAAACGTATCTCTCAACAAGATTTAGATGTTATTCTCGAAGCACTCAGGCTAAGTGCCTCTTCTATTAATTCGCAGCCATGGAAGTTTATAGTTATCGAGAGCGATAATGCCAAACATCGCCTAGATTCGACATTTGCCAACCTATTTCAATTTAACCAACCGCATGTAATGACGGCATCGCATATCATTCTCTTTGCTCATAACCCCAAATATTCAAGAGATGACTTTGCCAATGTCATTGAACAAAGTATTGCCGATGGCCGACTCCCTGCGGAGGATAAAGACGCTGCATTTGCGGCCTTTGCCTTTGTTGAACTTAATATGGATGAGCAAGGTAATACCTCAGCATGGACTAAAGCTCAAACCTATATTGCTCTTGGCAATTGCTTGCACACCTTAGCACGCTTAAAAATTGACTCAACGACAATGGAAGGTATTGATAGCGACTTAATTAGTCAAGTATTTGCAGATGAACTAGATGGCTATGTTTGTGATGTTGCCTTGGCGATGGGCTATCATGACCAAGCCGAAGATTATAATGCTGCCCTACCCAAATCTCGCTTAAATAAAGATATGATCATTAAGATATTATGA